The following coding sequences are from one Gemmobacter sp. 24YEA27 window:
- a CDS encoding SOS response-associated peptidase family protein: MCNLYSQTKSQEAMHQVFRDVLEEDEELIDTAGNLAPDSGIFPDYAAPIIRRSKGRDWTLTTDRWGIPTPPVYLAGKHTDPGVTNIRNVSSPHWRRWLGAEHRCLVPFTSFSELDARPAAQQPGLVRTWLGSTTRVLCRDPHRMDFGQKAEEGRGNSSALRISDL, translated from the coding sequence ATGTGCAACCTCTATTCCCAGACCAAGAGCCAGGAAGCCATGCACCAGGTCTTTCGTGATGTGCTGGAAGAAGATGAGGAACTGATCGATACCGCAGGTAACCTGGCCCCTGATTCCGGTATCTTTCCCGACTACGCTGCGCCGATCATTCGCCGCAGTAAAGGACGGGATTGGACACTGACCACGGATCGATGGGGTATCCCGACCCCACCCGTTTATCTGGCCGGCAAGCACACTGACCCCGGCGTGACGAACATCCGCAATGTCAGCTCGCCCCATTGGCGCAGATGGCTCGGGGCTGAACATCGCTGTCTCGTTCCCTTCACTAGCTTTTCCGAACTCGATGCCAGACCCGCCGCGCAACAACCCGGTCTGGTTCGCACTTGGCTAGGGTCGACCACTCGCGTTCTTTGCCGGGATCCGCACCGAATGGACTTCGGTCAGAAAGCTGAAGAAGGGCGAGGTAACAGCTCAGCTCTTCGGATTTCTGATCTGTGA
- a CDS encoding helix-turn-helix domain-containing protein, producing MGSITLQPAFRPISRRDIMAAVNTCSRDLGIRQGAVVVLDALLSCLPCQGADGRDTPVSPTTLLTVYASNDTLCFRAKGLTDRQLRRHLETLEAAGLIRRRNSANGKRFPVMQHGKPIGAFGLDLSPLFAQSDALLALALRRREEADELRGLRAQILRLRAACAELQLTDVVATFIDGLQNLVRRTSLTLIEARGALSQLTAVLSSHAAPQAVVHCEIEEIEQPLPSNAEVANTTSCAETAMDRAPDQAVPETFQALAAKTCDLPQTEQKPASDGRNVRHIEQESDTKKRKREVDDLPSWTALSEVSAFYEEPTSAQEATRIAFEFGKMLRISQDILASAASRLGLWELLRLENRMAKQIGTILNPDAYVRSVLRA from the coding sequence ATGGGTTCGATCACCCTGCAGCCAGCATTCCGGCCGATCTCACGTCGTGACATCATGGCCGCGGTCAACACATGCAGTCGCGATCTCGGAATTCGGCAAGGGGCGGTTGTAGTCCTCGATGCGCTGCTGAGCTGCCTGCCCTGCCAAGGCGCGGATGGCCGCGATACACCCGTCTCTCCGACCACCCTGCTCACGGTGTACGCCAGCAACGATACTCTATGCTTCCGCGCCAAGGGTCTCACCGACCGTCAACTGCGACGACATCTGGAAACTCTCGAAGCCGCCGGCCTGATCCGTCGCCGCAACAGTGCAAATGGCAAGCGCTTCCCGGTCATGCAGCATGGCAAGCCCATCGGCGCCTTCGGGTTGGACCTCTCCCCACTCTTTGCACAATCGGACGCACTTCTCGCGCTGGCCCTGCGCCGCCGCGAAGAAGCAGACGAGTTGCGGGGGCTGCGGGCACAGATCCTCAGACTCCGCGCGGCCTGCGCCGAACTTCAATTGACCGACGTTGTCGCCACGTTCATTGACGGTTTGCAAAACCTAGTTCGGCGGACCTCGCTGACCCTCATTGAGGCTCGGGGAGCTCTCTCGCAGCTGACCGCAGTCCTCTCGTCACATGCAGCCCCACAAGCTGTAGTCCATTGCGAAATCGAAGAGATTGAGCAACCCCTGCCCTCCAATGCAGAAGTCGCTAACACGACATCCTGCGCAGAGACCGCCATGGACCGCGCCCCAGACCAAGCGGTCCCTGAAACCTTTCAGGCCCTCGCCGCAAAAACCTGCGACCTGCCGCAAACCGAGCAAAAGCCCGCCTCTGACGGACGGAATGTCCGCCACATAGAGCAAGAGTCAGATACAAAAAAAAGAAAGCGAGAAGTCGATGACCTTCCAAGTTGGACAGCCCTGTCCGAGGTCAGCGCTTTCTATGAAGAACCGACCAGCGCCCAAGAGGCCACACGTATCGCTTTCGAATTCGGGAAGATGCTGAGAATAAGCCAGGACATCCTCGCCAGCGCAGCAAGCAGGCTTGGGCTTTGGGAACTTCTCAGACTCGAAAACCGCATGGCAAAGCAGATCGGAACTATTCTCAACCCTGATGCCTATGTCAGATCCGTCCTACGAGCGTGA